The proteins below are encoded in one region of Triticum aestivum cultivar Chinese Spring chromosome 1B, IWGSC CS RefSeq v2.1, whole genome shotgun sequence:
- the LOC123106717 gene encoding putative germin-like protein 2-1 translates to MASKFFLLSLLALSASRALASDPGQLQDFCIADKTSQVFVNGFACKDPKTAVVEDFYFSGLHMAGNTSNKQGSIVTAVNVAQIAGLNTLGVSLARVDYAPYGQNPPHLHPRATEILTVLEGSLYVGFVTSNPGNKLFSKVLNKGDVFVFPQGLIHFQFNIGNNEAIAIAALSSKNPGVITIANAVFGSKQTISDDILAKAFQVDKNIVEHIQAQF, encoded by the exons ATGGCTTCAAAGTTCTTCCTCCTTTCCCTTTTGGCTTTGTCAGCTTCTCGTGCTCTTGCCTCTGACCCGGGCCAGCTTCAGGATTTCTGCATCGCTGACAAGACATCTCAAG TTTTTGTCAATGGATTCGCATGCAAAGACCCAAAGACCGCGGTGGTAGAGGACTTCTACTTCTCTGGCCTCCACATGGCCGGGAACACGAGCAACAAGCAAGGCTCCATTGTGACTGCAGTTAACGTGGCACAGATTGCTGGGCTGAACACTTTGGGTGTCTCATTGGCTCGTGTTGATTATGCACCCTATGGTCAAAACCCACCGCACCTTCACCCTCGTGCAACCGAGATCCTGACAGTGTTGGAGGGCTCACTCTATGTTGGTTTCGTGACTTCTAACCCCGGGAACAAGTTGTTCTCAAAAGTTTTGAACAAAGGGGACGTTTTTGTGTTTCCGCAAGGGCTGATTCACTTTCAGTTCAACATTGGAAACAACGAAGCGATAGCCATTGCAGCGCTGAGCAGTAAGAACCCTGGTGTGATCACCATAGCCAATGCGGTTTTTGGATCCAAGCAAACCATCTCAGATGATATCCTGGCCAAAGCCTTCCAGGTGGACAAGAACATCGTAGAGCATATCCAAGCTCAATTCTAG
- the LOC123106728 gene encoding putative germin-like protein 2-1 has translation MASGFILALLALSASSALASDPGQLQDFCVADRTSQVFVNGFACKDPKTALVEDFFFSGLHMAGNTSNKQGSAVTAVNVAQIAGLNTLGISLARVDYAPYGQNPPHIHPRATEILTVLEGSLYVGFITSNPENKLFSKVLNKGDVFVFPQGMIHFQLNYGTNKAITIAALSSKNPGVITIASTVFGSNPSISGDILAKAFQVDKKMVDHIQAQF, from the exons ATGGCCTCAGGGTTCATCCTCGCCCTTTTGGCTTTGTCAGCTTCTAGTGCTCTTGCCTCCGACCCAGGCCAGCTCCAGGATTTCTGCGTCGCTGACAGGACATCCCAAG TTTTCGTCAATGGATTTGCATGCAAAGACCCAAAGACTGCCTTGGTAGAAGATTTCTTTTTCTCTGGCCTTCACATGGCCGGGAACACGAGCAACAAGCAAGGTTCCGCAGTTACCGCAGTTAATGTGGCGCAAATTGCTGGGTTGAACACTTTGGGCATCTCCCTGGCTCGTGTCGATTATGCACCCTATGGTCAAAACCCACCACATATCCACCCCCGTGCAACCGAGATCCTGACCGTGCTGGAAGGCTCGCTCTATGTTGGTTTCATCACCTCGAACCCTGAAAACAAGTTGTTCTCAAAAGTTCTTAACAAAGGGGATGTGTTTGTGTTTCCACAAGGGATGATTCACTTTCAGCTCAACTACGGAACCAACAAGGCGATAACCATTGCAGCGCTGAGCAGCAAAAATCCTGGAGTGATCACCATAGCCAGTACAGTGTTTGGATCGAATCCATCCATCTCAGGTGATATACTTGCCAAAGCCTTCCAGGTGGACAAGAAGATGGTCGACCATATTCAAGCTCAGTTCTAG